Proteins encoded together in one Halothermothrix orenii H 168 window:
- the nuoE gene encoding NADH-quinone oxidoreductase subunit NuoE, whose translation MNRVSFLERLHNIQETYGFISEGEIRKLSQEYKMPRARIYGVIRFYSMFYTEPVGKYIVRVCDSLSCHINDSEGIVEVVKDYLGIKNGETTEDKKFTLEVVECLGHCGEGPVMMVNDRIYTRVSPNMALEILRDCV comes from the coding sequence GTGAACAGGGTTAGTTTTCTGGAAAGGTTGCATAATATACAGGAAACTTATGGCTTCATATCTGAAGGAGAGATCAGGAAGTTGTCCCAGGAGTATAAGATGCCCAGAGCCAGGATTTATGGCGTTATTAGGTTTTATTCAATGTTTTATACAGAACCAGTTGGTAAATATATAGTCAGGGTATGTGATAGCTTATCCTGCCACATTAATGATTCGGAAGGGATTGTAGAGGTAGTAAAAGATTATCTCGGAATTAAAAATGGTGAGACTACTGAGGATAAGAAATTTACCCTTGAAGTAGTAGAATGCCTGGGACACTGTGGTGAAGGCCCGGTTATGATGGTTAATGACAGAATTTATACCAGGGTTAGTCCTAATATGGCTCTTGAAATACTGAGAGATTGCGTATAG
- a CDS encoding redox-sensing transcriptional repressor Rex has translation MNEVPQATIERLVVYYRYLKKMAERDLEDTISSKTLGDAVGTSAAQVRKDLSYFGEFGCKGVGYDINSLKKCLERILGFNRVREIALVGAGNLGRALVNYQGFKEMGMEIVEVFDCDIDKINNRVGRLTVRSVNEMEKIIRKRNIKTAIIAVPEEEAQGVASSLVKAGVKAIWNFAPVALNLPSEVVIYYEDLASSLVWLIYKSGHGNLKVNVK, from the coding sequence ATGAATGAAGTTCCTCAGGCAACGATTGAAAGACTGGTGGTTTACTATCGATATTTAAAGAAAATGGCTGAACGCGACCTTGAAGATACCATTTCTTCAAAAACCCTGGGTGACGCGGTAGGTACTTCAGCTGCCCAGGTCAGGAAGGATTTATCCTATTTTGGAGAATTTGGATGTAAAGGGGTGGGTTATGATATAAATAGTTTAAAGAAATGTCTGGAACGCATTCTGGGGTTTAATAGAGTCCGGGAGATTGCCCTGGTAGGGGCAGGTAATTTAGGGAGGGCTCTTGTTAACTATCAGGGATTTAAGGAAATGGGTATGGAAATTGTTGAGGTTTTTGACTGTGATATTGATAAAATCAATAACAGGGTAGGAAGGCTTACCGTTAGAAGTGTTAATGAGATGGAAAAAATAATCAGGAAAAGAAATATAAAAACAGCAATTATAGCAGTACCTGAAGAAGAAGCCCAGGGAGTAGCCAGTTCCCTGGTGAAAGCAGGTGTTAAGGCAATATGGAACTTTGCACCTGTAGCTTTAAACCTGCCTTCAGAGGTAGTGATATATTATGAGGACCTGGCTTCAAGTCTGGTCTGGCTGATTTATAAATCAGGTCATGGGAACTTAAAGGTTAATGTTAAGTAA
- the rlmD gene encoding 23S rRNA (uracil(1939)-C(5))-methyltransferase RlmD → MAANGDLIELKLDTLGHGGEAIGRYRGLVVFVPEGIPGEKVRVKIKERKKNYARGEIKEILTPAPERKEPECEVFGLCGGCHLQQMDYSLQLLHKQKIVKDTLERIGGFEEVRVNEVIGADHPWIYRNKAQFPLGSDNEGRVITGFYQKGTHQVVPHRQCVIQHPLINRIARKTISILNNYDLTVYDEKTHTGLLRHLVVRVGICTNQALLIFVTRDKKFKELQEIARKLMTEIPELKGVLQNINPRRTNVIMGDKTLLIKGNDYYIDYIGSIRYAISPHSFFQVNTLQTERLYNTVRKYAGLSGQETVVDAYCGAGSIGIYLAGEARTVYGIEVVGSAIEDAERNAALNGINNCIFIKGKVEDKLPELVDKKKIKPDVIIFDPPRKGLDKETMATVLEVLPPKIVYVSCNPATLARDLKEIKACYDINEVQPVDLFPQTYHVECVVKLESNV, encoded by the coding sequence ATGGCAGCTAATGGAGATTTAATTGAATTGAAGCTGGACACTTTAGGTCATGGTGGGGAAGCAATTGGACGGTACCGGGGACTGGTTGTTTTTGTTCCTGAGGGTATACCAGGGGAGAAAGTAAGAGTCAAGATTAAAGAGAGAAAGAAAAATTATGCCCGGGGTGAGATTAAAGAAATATTAACCCCGGCTCCGGAGCGGAAAGAGCCTGAGTGTGAAGTATTTGGCCTGTGTGGAGGATGCCATCTTCAACAGATGGATTACTCCTTACAACTGCTTCACAAACAGAAAATTGTTAAGGATACCCTGGAAAGAATAGGGGGTTTTGAGGAAGTAAGGGTTAATGAAGTTATAGGAGCAGACCATCCCTGGATCTATCGGAATAAGGCCCAGTTTCCCCTTGGAAGTGATAATGAAGGAAGGGTTATAACCGGTTTTTATCAAAAGGGCACCCATCAGGTTGTACCCCACCGTCAGTGTGTTATCCAACATCCCTTAATTAATAGAATTGCCAGAAAAACCATTAGTATATTAAATAATTACGATTTAACGGTTTATGATGAAAAAACACATACCGGTTTATTGCGTCATCTGGTGGTCAGGGTCGGAATATGTACCAATCAGGCCCTTTTAATATTTGTTACCAGGGATAAAAAATTTAAAGAATTACAGGAAATAGCCAGGAAGTTGATGACAGAGATTCCTGAGCTTAAAGGAGTCCTGCAGAATATTAATCCCCGGCGTACCAATGTTATTATGGGAGATAAGACCCTCCTGATCAAAGGTAATGATTATTATATAGATTACATAGGCTCTATCAGATATGCTATTTCTCCACATTCTTTTTTCCAGGTAAATACTTTACAGACAGAAAGACTTTATAATACTGTTAGGAAATATGCCGGATTAAGTGGTCAGGAAACAGTAGTTGATGCCTATTGTGGAGCAGGTAGTATTGGTATTTACCTGGCCGGTGAAGCCAGGACTGTTTACGGGATAGAAGTGGTGGGGAGTGCTATTGAGGATGCGGAACGTAATGCCGCCTTAAATGGTATAAATAATTGTATTTTTATTAAAGGTAAGGTAGAGGATAAATTACCGGAACTGGTTGATAAAAAAAAGATAAAACCTGATGTTATTATATTTGATCCCCCGCGTAAAGGCCTTGATAAGGAAACTATGGCTACAGTTTTAGAGGTGTTACCCCCAAAAATTGTTTATGTTTCCTGTAATCCAGCCACCCTGGCCCGGGATTTAAAAGAAATTAAAGCCTGCTATGATATAAATGAAGTCCAACCGGTAGATTTATTTCCACAGACATATCATGTGGAGTGTGTTGTAAAACTTGAGTCAAATGTTTAA
- a CDS encoding complex I 51 kDa subunit family protein: protein MTERLFLKQNEVSDFDSYKFPALKRALDMDKKDIIEELKKSGLRGRGGAGFPTGLKWELALKEKAGEKYIICNGDEGEPGTFKDRYLLENSPLKVLEGILIGAYTIGAHQGYIYIRGEYALPINIFRQVIKEAKKRGILGNRVMGSDYSFDLKLIKGAGAYVCGDETSLINSIEGKRGTSRIKPPYPTRQGLFNKPTVVNNVETLAAAAEIILQGADKYGSMGTEQSRGTKLVCLSGDICNPGVYEVEFGTMTIKELIDTFGGGVKCSSGLKFVIPGGISTSVLKDDELDIPYTYEDIEKKGSSLGSGAVVVVSEDHYLPDLMLNVSRFFMDETCGTCFPCREGNRRVHLLLKNKISDGRFDRDEKKLISDIGRAIHLAARCGLGQTSLNFVTSVLNKFEDELMVGRD from the coding sequence ATGACTGAAAGACTTTTTTTAAAGCAAAATGAAGTCAGTGATTTTGATAGTTATAAGTTTCCGGCCCTGAAAAGGGCCCTGGACATGGATAAAAAGGATATTATTGAGGAACTTAAGAAATCAGGTCTCAGAGGAAGAGGAGGGGCTGGCTTTCCAACCGGGTTGAAGTGGGAATTAGCCTTAAAGGAAAAAGCTGGAGAGAAATATATAATCTGTAATGGTGATGAAGGAGAACCTGGTACTTTTAAAGATCGATATTTACTAGAAAATAGTCCCTTGAAGGTACTGGAGGGAATATTAATCGGTGCCTATACCATTGGTGCTCATCAGGGGTATATTTATATCCGGGGGGAATATGCTTTACCCATTAATATATTTAGACAGGTAATTAAGGAAGCAAAGAAAAGAGGTATTCTGGGTAATAGGGTAATGGGTAGTGATTATAGTTTTGATCTCAAGCTAATTAAAGGAGCCGGGGCCTATGTATGTGGTGATGAAACTTCATTAATTAATTCCATAGAAGGAAAACGTGGTACCTCCAGGATTAAGCCACCTTATCCAACCCGGCAGGGTTTATTTAATAAACCAACAGTTGTTAATAATGTTGAAACTCTGGCAGCAGCTGCTGAAATAATTCTACAGGGGGCTGATAAATATGGTTCAATGGGAACAGAACAGAGTAGAGGGACCAAACTGGTCTGTTTGAGTGGTGATATATGTAATCCGGGTGTCTATGAAGTGGAATTTGGTACTATGACCATAAAAGAATTAATCGATACCTTTGGTGGTGGTGTTAAATGTAGTAGTGGGCTTAAATTTGTAATCCCCGGGGGAATCTCAACATCAGTCCTGAAAGATGATGAACTGGATATTCCCTACACTTATGAGGACATTGAAAAAAAGGGGAGTTCTCTGGGATCTGGAGCTGTGGTGGTAGTGAGTGAAGACCATTACCTGCCGGATTTAATGTTAAATGTATCCCGGTTTTTTATGGATGAGACCTGTGGGACCTGTTTTCCCTGTAGAGAAGGTAATAGGAGGGTTCATCTGCTATTAAAAAATAAAATCAGTGATGGCCGATTTGACCGGGATGAAAAGAAATTAATATCTGATATTGGTAGGGCTATTCATCTGGCTGCTAGATGTGGCCTCGGACAGACTTCATTAAATTTTGTAACTTCAGTTTTAAATAAATTTGAAGATGAATTAATGGTCGGGAGGGATTAG
- a CDS encoding DUF6485 family protein → MECTITRNKSNCTCTYDPCPRKGKCCECITYHRQRGELPGCLFPPEVEKTYDRSIEAFIKAHQ, encoded by the coding sequence ATGGAGTGTACAATAACCAGAAATAAATCAAACTGTACCTGTACTTATGATCCATGCCCGCGAAAGGGGAAATGCTGTGAATGTATTACTTACCACCGTCAACGTGGTGAATTGCCAGGTTGCCTCTTTCCACCTGAAGTAGAAAAAACCTATGATAGGTCTATTGAGGCTTTTATAAAAGCCCATCAATAG
- a CDS encoding NADH-dependent [FeFe] hydrogenase, group A6, translating to MVKINIDGLDLEVRDGISILEAARQAHIKIPTLCYEEGLSVYGGCRLCVVEIEGEALLKPACATEVNDGMVIKTHSPKVRDVRRTLFELIVASHNIDCQLNCLTCSRAGSCELREIAEDIGVSNIRLATYDKGYRDDRSSYSIVREPNKCITCGRCIRKCEEVQEVGIFTTANRGPATVVTTFKEKGMGNVECTNCGQCIHACPTGALHEVYHYEKVWEVLHDRDKYVVVQTAPAVRVALSEAFGLKPGTIFTGQMVAGLRRLGFDRVFDTNFTADLTIMEEGTELIERLNNNGELPMFTSCSPGWIKYIEHFYPEFIDNLSTCKSPQQMFGAIAKSYYADKSNIPRDKIVVVSVMPCTAKKFEARRPEMEGDVDYVLTTRELARMIKEAGIDITNLNAEEHDKLMGTSSGAADIFGATGGVMEAALRTAYELVTGEKLGQLDFKNVRGEAGIKEAEVTLNGTQLKVAVAHGLGNVRKLMELIKSGKEYHFVELMACPGGCIGGGGQPIPTSEDIRRKRIEALYKIDKNKKLRKSHENPYIKKLYQEFLDKHGSHKAHELLHTHYINRGV from the coding sequence GTGGTAAAAATAAATATTGATGGGCTTGATCTGGAGGTCAGAGACGGAATTAGTATCCTGGAAGCTGCTCGCCAGGCCCATATTAAAATACCAACCCTATGCTATGAAGAAGGATTATCCGTATATGGTGGTTGTCGGTTATGTGTGGTTGAAATTGAAGGAGAAGCCCTTTTAAAACCTGCCTGTGCTACAGAAGTTAATGATGGTATGGTAATCAAAACCCACTCCCCTAAAGTCAGAGATGTTAGAAGAACTTTATTTGAATTAATAGTTGCCTCCCATAATATTGATTGTCAGTTAAATTGCCTAACCTGTAGTCGGGCCGGAAGCTGTGAACTGAGGGAAATTGCCGAGGATATAGGTGTCAGTAATATCAGATTAGCTACCTATGACAAAGGTTACAGGGATGACCGGTCCAGTTATTCAATTGTGAGGGAGCCTAATAAATGTATAACCTGTGGTCGGTGTATCAGAAAATGTGAAGAGGTCCAGGAGGTAGGTATTTTTACAACAGCCAATAGAGGACCGGCAACAGTGGTAACAACCTTCAAAGAAAAAGGAATGGGGAATGTGGAGTGTACTAACTGTGGTCAGTGTATCCATGCCTGTCCGACAGGGGCCTTACATGAGGTGTATCACTATGAAAAAGTCTGGGAGGTGCTTCATGACAGGGATAAATATGTGGTAGTCCAGACGGCACCTGCTGTCAGGGTGGCCCTGTCTGAGGCCTTTGGATTAAAACCGGGAACTATTTTTACAGGGCAGATGGTTGCTGGATTGAGGCGACTGGGCTTTGACCGTGTCTTTGATACTAATTTTACAGCTGATTTAACCATCATGGAAGAGGGAACTGAATTGATAGAGCGGTTAAATAATAATGGTGAGCTACCGATGTTTACTTCCTGTAGTCCGGGCTGGATTAAATATATAGAACACTTCTACCCTGAATTTATAGATAATTTGTCTACCTGTAAGTCACCACAGCAGATGTTTGGAGCGATTGCCAAATCTTATTATGCTGATAAAAGTAATATACCGAGGGATAAAATAGTTGTAGTTTCGGTTATGCCCTGTACTGCCAAAAAATTTGAAGCCAGAAGACCGGAAATGGAGGGCGATGTTGATTATGTTCTGACTACCAGGGAACTGGCCCGGATGATTAAAGAGGCAGGAATTGATATTACTAACCTTAATGCTGAAGAGCATGATAAACTAATGGGAACATCATCGGGGGCTGCTGATATTTTCGGCGCAACCGGTGGGGTAATGGAAGCTGCCCTGCGGACAGCCTATGAACTGGTAACCGGTGAAAAACTCGGTCAGCTGGACTTTAAGAATGTAAGGGGTGAAGCCGGAATTAAGGAAGCAGAAGTTACCTTAAATGGAACTCAGTTGAAGGTAGCAGTAGCACATGGTCTGGGAAATGTCAGAAAACTGATGGAGCTGATAAAATCAGGAAAAGAGTATCATTTTGTTGAGTTAATGGCCTGTCCCGGGGGATGTATTGGTGGTGGTGGTCAACCTATTCCCACCAGTGAGGATATAAGAAGAAAGCGAATTGAAGCTTTATATAAGATAGATAAAAATAAAAAATTAAGGAAATCCCATGAAAATCCGTATATTAAAAAACTATATCAAGAATTCCTGGATAAACATGGAAGCCATAAAGCCCATGAACTGCTCCATACCCATTATATAAACAGGGGTGTTTAA